The genomic interval ATGGCTGTCACGGGCGGTACGATTTGCAATACACAGGGAGGGAACGTTGCTTATGCCACCTACTTCCAGTCTCCCTTAGGAAAATGGGAAGCAGTTACGGTGAACCCAGCAGGAGAAATCCAACTCTGGTCCTACGATCCGGACGCCTCCGCGTGGAACCAGATAGAAAACATAAAAGCATAGAAGCCGGTCTCGCGAAATACCTTAAGAGAACAGATCCAAGACTATAGAGCAACATGGACTCTATGCTGCTTGTGGTTGACTGAGAGCGGCTAGGAGGCGCTCTTCCACTCTTCGGGATACAACCTCTTTGCACATGCCGGGCAAATGCCATGCGTAAAGTCGGCTTGGGAATGTTCGCGGATATAACTTTCAATCTGGTTCCAGTATCCCTGATCGTCGCGGATATTCTTGCAAACCGCGCATATGGGAATCAGACCTTTGAGGGTCTTGACCTTGCTGAGTGCTTCCTGAAGTTCCAGAATCAGTTCTTCGCGGTCCAACTCCGCCCGTCTGCGTTCCGAGACAATGGTTGCAAGCGTCATCGTCATTACCGCGGTCACGCCCATAAATGCCTGCAGCAGGAGCAAAGATTCGTTTTGCGTCTTGCCGACGAATGGACCAAACCCGAGAAGCGTGCCCCGGATAGCGATGCCTGACAGCAGGAAGGTCACCGTTGCCACCCCTCGCTGACCGAACCGCAATGCCGCCCAGATGAGGCACGGAATGCACATGAACTCCAGGGGATAGTTCTTGTGGGAGAAAGGAAGCAAGCCGCCAAACACGACCTCACCCACTGAGAGAAGTAGAAGGGCGAGTGTGCCGGCTTCCAGCAGATGCTTCCTGTTCCAGGAAACAATGTTGCTGGTTGCCCATAAGATCAGCAAGGGAGCTACGATGAGATCGCCGGTTGCATCTCCCAACCACCACGTCAGCCAAACCGTTCCATAGTCGCCCCATCGGGCAAGACCGCCGAGGGCAAGGCTGGTCACACCGCAAGTGGCGCTCACCAAAGTGCTGAGGACCGCACCAAAGAACACAAATTTGAAAACGTCCCGCGTACGCTCGAATGAGCGCAGGCCGCCTGCGAAATGGTTCACCAAATAGGCCCCCAGCATCCCTTCCAGGGTGTTTCCCATCGCGATGCTGGCCGAGGTGGCGATACCGCCGGCGGTTGTGATGTTGGTCAAGAATGCTGCCACCAGAATACCCGGCCAGACGCGGTAGCCAAGGAATAGAAACGCCACGAGGGCAATTCCCGTAGGCGGCCAGACCGCTGTGGCGCTTGCGTTGGCAAAGGCCAATCTCAGCCCAAGCTTGCCTGCGAGGATATAGCTGGCAGTCACGAGGAGGAGGGCTGCAAGGTCTCTCAAAAATCTGGCTTTTGGTGTTGCCTCTCCTGGCTCAGGTTGAGATGGCGAGTTGCCTCGGAGAGCAACCGGGAGGCCGTCAGGCATAGTTTGACTCCTCAGTGTGCTGGGCGCGTTTGGCGGACCAGTCCACTCAGTCAGACGTGCGGTGGCGTGCGCCCAATTATAGCGCGGGCTTCCCGCCAACGAGAGGCCGATAATCTGGGATGTGATGACACGGAAGTACATCGAACTTCTGGGTGCGTTCCACGTGCACGTGTACGAAACTGATTTCACCAGTGGGAGCCCATTGTCGTGCGCGAACCTCCGCTCATCTCGGGGGAAGCCTAACCGGCGTTCCGGGCCCAAGAAAAAGGCCCCGGATGTGCTTGGAAAGTTGTAAGCTAGCTGCAGTATTCACCTGCTTAAAAGAGCCCAACCATGCGAGGAGATCTGCAATGAAATCCTGCCGTTTCAAGCTTGTCTATTGCATTGTCGCGCTGGGGATTAGCTTGCCTGCCATGGGTCAGGATTCGCCGCAGGTTGATCAGGAAAAGGGATTCACCGCAATTGAGAGTTTCCAGGGCAGTCTTAACTCTTCAAATAAGCTTCTCAGACTCGATTCCACTCTAGGCTACGATTTCAATAAACACTTTGGTGTGTTTGCCGGGGTTCCGATGTACTACAGCAACATTCTCGATACCAGTCTGGCTTCGACGACGGGTACATCTGTCCGCAGGGCCAATGAGGGCATTGGCAACATCTATTTAGGCCTGGCCTTTCGAGTGCCTCATGACGAATGGAGTTTTACATCTACAATTACAGCGGCTGCGCCTACGGGCAGCACCAAAAAGGGATACAGCACCGGACGAGTGAGTGTTGACTGGTCCAATCGCTTTGGGCGTACATTTCATCGAATCACACCATTTATTGGAGCCGGACTGGCGAACACTGTCTCAGACACGCCCCTGGTGACGCGTCCTTTTACATCGCTGGGTGTGGTCGGCCATCTGGAGGAGGGTGCAGAGTACGATTTAGGCCATCACTTCTCAGTAGGCGCCTCGGCCTATCAGATTTTCCCCTCAGGAAGCCAGACGGTCTTTAGCCAGGTGATTCTGCCCGATCAGAGCGGTCAAGGTCAGAGTGGTAATGCTGGCCAAGGCAACAACGGTAACTCCGGTCAGGGCAACAACGGCAACGGTCAGGGCAACAGTGGCAACAACGGTAAAGGCAAAGGCAACAACGGTAATCGAGGCAATAGCGCCAACGCTCCGGGTCACAACAAGACTGGCCCGGGGAATCCTAACCGGCCTTTCGAGCTTGCATCCGTTACCATAGGAACAGGACTTACACGAGAGAACGGGTTCGACGCATGGGTCGGCTTCGAACCTAGCCAGCTCTGGCATGTTGAGGTGGGATACGCACGCAGCATGACCTATGACTTCAGCAGTTTTACCTTTAGTCTGTCTTTCGACATCGGAAAGCTGATTCGTTCCAGGAAGGGACACTAGGAAGTCTTACTGATACCAAGGCGTATTTTCTGTATGCCGGTAGTTGCCGGGACGAGGCTCTTAATCAATGCTCAGGGTTCTAAGAATCAGCTCCGAGCCCGGATGAGTTGCAGCGGCGCTGGCAACAGAGACTTGAGACATAATCATCACTTTGTACTTCTGACTGCTCAGCATGTAGAACTTGGCTTCGTGCGGCACTTGCGTTCCCAGCACATCAATACTGAATTGTTGCAGCACGCCTTGCTGCTCTTCACCGGCAACCGTGCCCGTGACAGGCGCTGATGTCCCTTTACTGACCTCGGCTGTCTTGAATGAGCCGATGCTCAATTTGCTTTCAATAGCGGCGTCACGCCGCTGCGCAACTTCTGTGGCGAACGCCTCAAGGGTTAGCCTGTTCGATGGAGGCAAACAGATCAGGCTTACTACGGCATTACTCGGCCCTTCTATATGAATCGCTCTCACCTCTGGCGTGGCATCGAGGGTTGCGTCTTTGACAATAGTCCAATTTGAGTAGTAAGAGAATTGCACTCCATCTTTTTGATAATGCTGAACGGTGGGCGTGCGTGTGCACGCAACGCAGGCAAACATCACCGCCAGAGCCG from Terriglobales bacterium carries:
- a CDS encoding MASE1 domain-containing protein, with the protein product MPDGLPVALRGNSPSQPEPGEATPKARFLRDLAALLLVTASYILAGKLGLRLAFANASATAVWPPTGIALVAFLFLGYRVWPGILVAAFLTNITTAGGIATSASIAMGNTLEGMLGAYLVNHFAGGLRSFERTRDVFKFVFFGAVLSTLVSATCGVTSLALGGLARWGDYGTVWLTWWLGDATGDLIVAPLLILWATSNIVSWNRKHLLEAGTLALLLLSVGEVVFGGLLPFSHKNYPLEFMCIPCLIWAALRFGQRGVATVTFLLSGIAIRGTLLGFGPFVGKTQNESLLLLQAFMGVTAVMTMTLATIVSERRRAELDREELILELQEALSKVKTLKGLIPICAVCKNIRDDQGYWNQIESYIREHSQADFTHGICPACAKRLYPEEWKSAS